A genomic stretch from Apodemus sylvaticus chromosome 12, mApoSyl1.1, whole genome shotgun sequence includes:
- the LOC127697412 gene encoding olfactory receptor 10C1-like produces MDHVNYTWTRTFILAGFTTSGTLQHLAIFGTLCIYLLTLAGNLFIIVLVQADSGLSTPMYFFISVLSFLEIWYVSTTVPTLLHTLIHGHSPIPSAACFIQLYVFHSLGMTECYLLGVMALDRYLAICRPLHYHALMSRQVQKQLVGFTWMAGFSAALVPAGLTASLPYCLKEVAHYFCDLEPVMQLACVDTSWHARVYIAVIGMINTCNLVFILGLYGGIVKAVLRLPSAASRAKAFSTCSSHITVVTLFFGSAFIVYVGPKEILAEGRDKLIALVYTLFTPFFNPIIYTLRNKEVKEAFKRVTQRIKAVLN; encoded by the coding sequence ATGGATCATGTCAACTACACCTGGACCCGGACTTTCATCCTTGCTGGTTTCACTACCTCTGGCACCCTGCAACATCTTGCAATCTTTGGGACCCTTTGCATCTATCTCCTCACACTGGCAGGGAACTTGTTCATCATTGTCTTGGTTCAGGCAGATTCAGGGCTGTCcactcccatgtacttcttcaTCAGTGTCCTCTCCTTCCTGGAAATCTGGTATGTCAGTACCACAGTGCCCACCTTGCTGCATACCCTGATCCATGGGCATTCACCCATCCCATCAGCTGCATGCTTTATCCAGCTGTATGTCTTCCACTCCTTGGGTATGACCGAGTGCTACCTGTTAGGTGTCATGGCCCTGGACCGCTACCTTGCTATCTGTCGCCCACTGCACTACCATGCACTCATGAGCAGACAGGTACAGAAACAGCTAGTTGGGTTTACATGGATGGCAGGCTTTTCAGCTGCCCTAGTGCCTGCAGGTCTAACTGCCTCTTTGCCCTATTGTTTGAAAGAGGTAGCCCATTACTTTTGTGACCTGGAACCTGTAATGCAGTTAGCATGTGTGGACACTAGCTGGCATGCTCGGGTTTATATTGCAGTGATTGGCATGATCAATACATGCAATCTTGTTTTCATCTTGGGACTCTATGGAGGTATTGTGAAAGCTGTGCTGAGGCTGCCTTCAGCTGCTAGCCGTGCCAAAGCTTTTTCTACATGTTCCTCCCATATAACCGTAGTGACATTGTTCTTTGGCTCTGCCTTCATTGTCTATGTAGGGCCAAAAGAGATTCTAGCTGAGGGCAGAGACAAGCTTATTGCCTTGGTATATACTTTGTTCACCCCTTTCTTCAACCCTATTATTTATACTCTTCGcaataaggaagtcaaagaggcTTTTAAGAGGGTCACACAGAGGATTAAGGCTGTGCTGAATTGA